Proteins encoded by one window of Candidatus Melainabacteria bacterium:
- a CDS encoding nucleotidyl transferase AbiEii/AbiGii toxin family protein, which translates to MLEIIENKIKKTKSREEKINILREFLQILTLKILRDKNTFLNIAFIGGTCLRILYDLKRYSEDLDFSLISNKGYNFLTLLENLKKEFNLYNIQTDFKYTTGTVNNCFIKFKGVLQDFDLHHHRDEKLSIKLEIDTNPPSGANLEEKIVNNQFIFNLIVYDLPSLMAGKLHAVMCRKYTKGRDFYDLLWYLTKKTIPNIKLLNNSIIQTEKEDWAITEVNWKEILSGKLKKLNYKKIRNDASPFLQTKEEADLITFSSFESLIK; encoded by the coding sequence ATGCTTGAGATAATAGAAAATAAAATCAAAAAAACCAAAAGCAGGGAAGAAAAGATAAATATCCTGAGAGAATTCCTTCAAATACTAACTTTAAAGATTCTAAGAGACAAAAACACATTTTTAAATATTGCTTTTATTGGAGGAACCTGCTTAAGGATACTTTATGATTTGAAACGTTATTCAGAAGATCTGGATTTTTCATTGATTTCAAATAAAGGATATAATTTTCTGACCCTCCTGGAAAATTTAAAGAAGGAATTTAACTTATACAACATACAAACAGATTTTAAATATACAACAGGAACAGTGAATAACTGTTTTATAAAATTTAAAGGTGTGCTTCAGGATTTTGACCTTCATCACCATAGGGATGAAAAGCTCTCAATCAAACTTGAAATTGATACCAATCCACCAAGCGGAGCAAATCTTGAGGAAAAAATAGTTAATAATCAGTTTATCTTTAATTTAATAGTCTATGATTTACCTTCACTGATGGCAGGAAAGCTGCACGCTGTGATGTGCAGAAAATACACAAAGGGAAGAGATTTTTATGATCTGCTCTGGTATCTGACAAAAAAGACAATTCCAAATATCAAACTTTTAAATAATTCAATCATTCAGACAGAAAAAGAAGACTGGGCAATTACAGAAGTCAATTGGAAGGAGATTCTTTCAGGAAAGCTTAAAAAGCTGAATTATAAAAAAATTCGAAATGATGCTTCTCCATTTCTACAAACAAAGGAAGAAGCAGACTTAATCACCTTCAGCAGCTTTGAAAGCTTAATTAAATAG